The following coding sequences are from one Passer domesticus isolate bPasDom1 chromosome 11, bPasDom1.hap1, whole genome shotgun sequence window:
- the KCNE4 gene encoding potassium voltage-gated channel subfamily E member 4, protein MLKMDHANVTQAMLDAESPGTEKNNSNEYFYILIVMSFYGVFLIGIMLGYMKSKRKEKSSNLLLLYKDEEREWGEAVKPLPTVAGLKSVQIPAMLNMLQESMVPSLSCAICSMEGSSMSSESSSPDVHFTIQEEVLDTELGEVSETPLNESSEGSVENLQKNS, encoded by the coding sequence ATGCTGAAGATGGACCATGCAAATGTGACCCAAGCTATGCTCGATGCTGAATCCCCCGGCACAGAGAAGAACAACAGCAACGAGTATTTTTACATTCTGATTGTCATGTCTTTCTACGGGGTCTTCCTGATAGGAATAATGCTTGGCTACATGAAAtccaaaagaaaagagaagtcATCCAATTTGCTTCTGCTCTACAAAGACGAGGAGAGAGAGTGGGGGGAAGCTGTGAAGCCTCTACCAACCGTAGCAGGGCTGAAATCCGTGCAGATCCCCGCGATGCTGAACATGCTGCAGGAGAGCATGgtgccatccctgtcctgtgCCATCTGCTCCATGGAAGGCAGCAGCATGAGCTCCGAGTCCTCCTCCCCAGATGTGCACTTCACCATCCAGGAGGAAGTGCTGGATACTGAGCTGGGGGAAGTGTCAGAAACGCCCCTCAACGAGAGCAGCGAGGGCTCTGTGGAAAACCTCCAGAAGAACTCCTAG